One Trachemys scripta elegans isolate TJP31775 chromosome 4, CAS_Tse_1.0, whole genome shotgun sequence genomic region harbors:
- the SYT6 gene encoding synaptotagmin-6 isoform X1: METFPQLCWVPWRNKAISSNVSQSEAACNQETMADKLKDTGTLGFLEAAVKISHTSPDIPAEVQMSMKDHIMRHARLQRQTTEPASSTRHISFKRHLPRQMHVSSMDYGTDPPLEAEQPTSIGRIKPELYKQKSVDSEDPEKEAAKTCGKINFTLKYDYENETLIVRILKAFDLPAKDFCGSSDPYVKIYLLPDRKRKFQTRVHRKTLNPTFDESFHFPVPYEELTSRKLHLSVFDFDRFSRHDMIGEVILENLFEASDISRETSIWKDIQYATTESVDLGEIMFSLCYLPTAGRLTLTVIKCRNLKAMDITGYSDPYVKVSLVCDGRRLKKKKTTIKKNTLNPTYNEAIIFDIPPENMDQVSLLISVMDYDRVGHNEIIGGCRVGINAEGLGRDHWNEMLAYPRKPIAHWHPLVEVKKSFKEWQGRAASFDSQGSCPSPKPPPTP; encoded by the exons CTGTGCTGGGTGCCCTGGAGGAACAAGGCCATTTCTTCTAACGTCTCCCAGAGCGAGGCGGCCTGCAACCAGGAGACCATGGCAGACAAGCTAAAGGACACAGGCACGCTTGGCTTCCTGGAGGCAGCTGTGAAGATCAGCCACACCTCGCCGGATATCCCAGCCGAGGTCCAGATGTCCATGAAAGACCATATCATGCGGCATGCACGGCTACAGAGGCAGACGACAGAGCCGGCATCGTCCACCAG GCACATTTCCTTCAAGAGGCACCTGCCTCGGCAGATGCACGTGTCCAGCATGGACTATGGCACAGACCCGCCCCTTGAGGCCGAACAGCCAACCAGCATCGGCAGGATTAAACCAGAGCTTTATAAGCAAAAGTCTGTGGACTCCGAGGACCCGGAGAAGGAGGCGGCAAAAACCTGTGGGAAAATAAACTTCACCCTCAAATATGACTATGAGAACGAGACGCTGATTGTGCGGATCCTCAAGGCCTTTGACCTGCCGGCCAAGGATTTCTGCGGTAGCTCAGACCCCTACGTCAAGATCTACCTCCTGCCGGACAGGAAGCGCAAGTTCCAGACGCGAGTCCACAGGAAGACTCTGAACCCCACCTTCGATGAGTCCTTTCACTTCCCTGTGCCCTATGAGGAGCTGACTAGCAGGAAACTCCACCTGAGTGTCTTCGACTTCGACAGGTTCTCCAGGCATGACATGATAGGGGAGGTTATCTTGGAGAACCTGTTTGAGGCCTCGGACATTTCCCGGGAAACCTCCATCTGGAAGGACATTCAGTACGCGACAACT GAAAGCGTGGACCTGGGAGAGATCATGTTTTCCCTTTGTTATTTACCAACTGCAGGTCGCCTCACCTTAACAGTCATTAAATGCAGGAATCTTAAAGCTATGGATATTACTGGCTACTCAG ATCCGTATGTCAAGGTGTCTCTGGTCTGTGATGGGCGGAggctgaaaaagaagaaaaccacCATTAAGAAAAACACTCTTAATCCTACCTACAATGAGGCAATAATCTTCGACATTCCCCCAGAGAACATGGATCAAGTTAGCCTTCTTATCTCCGTCATGGATTATGATAG AGTTGGTCATAATGAGATCATTGGAGGCTGCCGTGTGGGGATCAATGCTGAGGGACTGGGCCGAGACCACTGGAACGAGATGTTGGCATACCCTCGCAAACCGATCGCACACTGGCATCCATTAGTGGAGGTGAAGAAATCCTTCAAGGAG
- the SYT6 gene encoding synaptotagmin-6 isoform X2: MADKLKDTGTLGFLEAAVKISHTSPDIPAEVQMSMKDHIMRHARLQRQTTEPASSTRHISFKRHLPRQMHVSSMDYGTDPPLEAEQPTSIGRIKPELYKQKSVDSEDPEKEAAKTCGKINFTLKYDYENETLIVRILKAFDLPAKDFCGSSDPYVKIYLLPDRKRKFQTRVHRKTLNPTFDESFHFPVPYEELTSRKLHLSVFDFDRFSRHDMIGEVILENLFEASDISRETSIWKDIQYATTESVDLGEIMFSLCYLPTAGRLTLTVIKCRNLKAMDITGYSDPYVKVSLVCDGRRLKKKKTTIKKNTLNPTYNEAIIFDIPPENMDQVSLLISVMDYDRVGHNEIIGGCRVGINAEGLGRDHWNEMLAYPRKPIAHWHPLVEVKKSFKEWQGRAASFDSQGSCPSPKPPPTP; this comes from the exons ATGGCAGACAAGCTAAAGGACACAGGCACGCTTGGCTTCCTGGAGGCAGCTGTGAAGATCAGCCACACCTCGCCGGATATCCCAGCCGAGGTCCAGATGTCCATGAAAGACCATATCATGCGGCATGCACGGCTACAGAGGCAGACGACAGAGCCGGCATCGTCCACCAG GCACATTTCCTTCAAGAGGCACCTGCCTCGGCAGATGCACGTGTCCAGCATGGACTATGGCACAGACCCGCCCCTTGAGGCCGAACAGCCAACCAGCATCGGCAGGATTAAACCAGAGCTTTATAAGCAAAAGTCTGTGGACTCCGAGGACCCGGAGAAGGAGGCGGCAAAAACCTGTGGGAAAATAAACTTCACCCTCAAATATGACTATGAGAACGAGACGCTGATTGTGCGGATCCTCAAGGCCTTTGACCTGCCGGCCAAGGATTTCTGCGGTAGCTCAGACCCCTACGTCAAGATCTACCTCCTGCCGGACAGGAAGCGCAAGTTCCAGACGCGAGTCCACAGGAAGACTCTGAACCCCACCTTCGATGAGTCCTTTCACTTCCCTGTGCCCTATGAGGAGCTGACTAGCAGGAAACTCCACCTGAGTGTCTTCGACTTCGACAGGTTCTCCAGGCATGACATGATAGGGGAGGTTATCTTGGAGAACCTGTTTGAGGCCTCGGACATTTCCCGGGAAACCTCCATCTGGAAGGACATTCAGTACGCGACAACT GAAAGCGTGGACCTGGGAGAGATCATGTTTTCCCTTTGTTATTTACCAACTGCAGGTCGCCTCACCTTAACAGTCATTAAATGCAGGAATCTTAAAGCTATGGATATTACTGGCTACTCAG ATCCGTATGTCAAGGTGTCTCTGGTCTGTGATGGGCGGAggctgaaaaagaagaaaaccacCATTAAGAAAAACACTCTTAATCCTACCTACAATGAGGCAATAATCTTCGACATTCCCCCAGAGAACATGGATCAAGTTAGCCTTCTTATCTCCGTCATGGATTATGATAG AGTTGGTCATAATGAGATCATTGGAGGCTGCCGTGTGGGGATCAATGCTGAGGGACTGGGCCGAGACCACTGGAACGAGATGTTGGCATACCCTCGCAAACCGATCGCACACTGGCATCCATTAGTGGAGGTGAAGAAATCCTTCAAGGAG